One genomic region from Alkalidesulfovibrio alkalitolerans DSM 16529 encodes:
- the clpK gene encoding heat shock survival AAA family ATPase ClpK gives MARKQCQVCGQPATVRVEANLNGRHSTMLLCDDHYRQLVRQQKRTVSPLEALFGSRSGLFEDFLGSDFFRIGDDAPSMAADTDEVVDASFGEPAPAGTGTARRRGSGLASRISEQSEALLQEAARHAAEFGRAEVDTEHLLLALSDSDVVKTILGQFKIKVDDLKRQIESEAKRGDKPFEGEIGVSPRVKDALSRAFVASNELGHSYVGPEHFLIGLAEEGEGLAANLLRRYGLTPQALRQQVSKVVGKGAEDGRAETPTNTPELDKYSRHLTKMAREGKLDPVIGRAQEIETTIEVLARRKKNNPVLIGEPGVGKTAIVEGLAQRMVAGEVPETLRDKRLVELNINAMVAGAKYRGEFEERVQKVLKEVTEHQGELILFIDEVHTIVGAGQGGGEGGLDVANVFKPMMARGELNLIGATTLNEYQKYIEKDAALERRFQPVMVPEPTIAQTMMILRGLRDTFEAHHKVSITEDAIIAAAELSDRYITARFLPDKAIDLLDQAAARVKLSATARPVAVQELESELHQLRREQDYVASRKQYDKAAELGKRIEAKETELKKLVEEWERERASGSAEVKAEHVAQIVSRLTGIPVNELTVEEREKLLHLEQRLHERLVGQDEAVRAVADAVRLSRAGLREGSKPVATFLFLGPTGVGKTELAKALAESIYGDEGALLRIDMSEYGERHTVARLVGAPPGYVGYDEGGQLTEKVRRKPYSVLLLDEIEKAHPDVYNILLQVFDDGRLTDGKGRVVDFTNTIIIATSNLGSDIIQRRLKARGAAGEEYEKTKGEVMDVLRGHFRPEFLNRIDEIIVFHALGKEEIRHIVGLQLDRVARNAASQGVTLTFDQTLIDHFAEEGYKPEFGARELKRLIRSELETALAREMLGGGIGKADHASARWDDKAERVVFERQEPPAKPAEPEKPDAANVAETPPSDASKPARKKKSAGGES, from the coding sequence ATGGCCAGAAAACAATGCCAAGTCTGCGGCCAGCCCGCCACGGTGCGGGTGGAAGCCAATCTCAATGGTCGCCACAGCACCATGCTGTTGTGTGACGATCACTATCGCCAACTGGTGCGCCAGCAAAAGCGCACCGTCTCACCGCTGGAAGCCTTGTTCGGCTCGCGCAGCGGGCTGTTCGAAGACTTCCTTGGCAGCGACTTCTTCCGCATCGGTGACGACGCACCGTCCATGGCGGCCGATACCGACGAGGTCGTCGATGCCTCGTTCGGCGAACCCGCCCCGGCCGGTACGGGCACCGCGCGCCGTCGCGGCAGTGGGCTCGCCAGCCGTATCAGCGAACAGTCCGAGGCCCTATTGCAGGAGGCCGCCCGACACGCTGCAGAGTTCGGGCGCGCCGAAGTCGATACCGAACACCTGCTGCTGGCGCTATCCGACAGCGACGTGGTCAAGACCATCCTGGGGCAGTTCAAGATCAAGGTCGATGACCTCAAGCGCCAGATCGAATCCGAAGCCAAGCGCGGCGATAAGCCGTTCGAGGGCGAGATCGGCGTGTCGCCCCGGGTCAAGGACGCGCTCAGCCGTGCTTTCGTGGCCTCCAACGAACTCGGCCACTCTTATGTCGGGCCGGAGCATTTCCTGATCGGGCTCGCCGAGGAAGGCGAAGGTTTGGCGGCCAACCTGCTGCGCCGTTACGGCCTCACGCCGCAAGCGCTGCGCCAGCAGGTAAGCAAGGTGGTCGGCAAAGGGGCCGAGGATGGCCGCGCCGAGACGCCGACCAACACGCCGGAACTCGACAAGTATTCGCGCCACCTCACCAAGATGGCGCGCGAGGGCAAGCTCGATCCGGTCATCGGCCGCGCGCAGGAGATCGAGACGACCATCGAAGTGCTGGCCCGGCGCAAGAAGAACAACCCGGTGCTGATCGGCGAGCCCGGCGTCGGCAAGACCGCCATCGTCGAAGGGCTGGCGCAGCGCATGGTCGCCGGCGAAGTGCCCGAGACGCTGCGCGACAAGCGTCTGGTCGAACTCAACATCAACGCCATGGTGGCAGGCGCCAAGTACCGCGGCGAGTTCGAGGAGCGCGTGCAGAAGGTGCTCAAGGAAGTGACCGAGCACCAGGGCGAGCTGATTCTCTTCATCGACGAGGTGCACACCATCGTCGGTGCAGGCCAGGGTGGCGGCGAAGGCGGGCTGGACGTGGCCAACGTGTTCAAGCCGATGATGGCGCGCGGCGAACTGAACCTGATCGGCGCTACCACGCTCAACGAGTATCAGAAGTACATCGAGAAGGACGCCGCGCTGGAGCGTCGCTTCCAGCCGGTGATGGTGCCCGAGCCGACGATAGCGCAGACCATGATGATCCTGCGCGGCCTGCGCGACACCTTCGAGGCGCACCACAAGGTCAGCATCACCGAGGATGCGATCATCGCCGCCGCCGAGTTGTCGGACCGCTACATCACCGCGCGCTTTTTGCCTGACAAGGCCATCGACCTGCTCGACCAGGCGGCCGCACGCGTGAAGCTGTCGGCCACGGCCCGCCCGGTGGCGGTGCAAGAGCTGGAGTCCGAACTGCACCAGCTGCGGCGTGAGCAGGACTATGTGGCCTCGCGCAAGCAGTACGACAAGGCCGCCGAGCTGGGCAAGCGCATCGAGGCCAAGGAGACTGAACTCAAGAAGCTCGTCGAGGAATGGGAACGCGAGCGCGCCTCGGGCAGCGCCGAAGTCAAGGCCGAGCATGTCGCGCAGATCGTCTCGCGCCTGACCGGCATTCCGGTCAACGAGCTGACGGTGGAAGAACGCGAGAAGCTGCTGCATCTGGAGCAGCGGCTGCACGAGCGCCTGGTGGGCCAGGACGAAGCAGTGCGCGCGGTGGCCGATGCCGTGCGGTTGTCGCGCGCGGGCCTGCGCGAAGGCAGCAAGCCGGTGGCGACTTTTCTGTTCCTCGGGCCGACCGGCGTGGGCAAGACCGAGCTCGCCAAGGCGCTGGCCGAGTCCATCTATGGCGATGAAGGTGCGCTGCTGCGCATCGACATGTCCGAGTACGGGGAACGCCATACCGTGGCACGCCTGGTGGGGGCGCCTCCGGGTTACGTCGGCTACGACGAGGGTGGCCAGCTCACCGAGAAGGTGCGGCGCAAACCCTACAGCGTGTTGCTGCTGGACGAGATCGAGAAGGCTCACCCCGACGTCTACAACATCCTGCTGCAGGTGTTCGACGACGGGCGGCTCACCGACGGCAAGGGCCGGGTGGTGGATTTCACCAATACCATCATCATCGCCACCTCGAACTTGGGCTCGGACATCATCCAGCGTCGGCTGAAGGCCCGTGGCGCCGCCGGCGAGGAATACGAGAAGACCAAGGGCGAGGTGATGGACGTGCTGCGCGGACACTTCCGCCCCGAGTTCCTCAACCGCATCGACGAGATCATCGTCTTCCATGCGCTGGGCAAGGAGGAGATCCGCCATATCGTCGGCCTGCAGCTCGATCGTGTGGCCCGCAACGCCGCCAGCCAGGGCGTGACGCTGACCTTCGATCAGACCTTGATCGATCACTTCGCGGAGGAAGGCTACAAGCCCGAGTTCGGCGCGCGTGAGCTCAAGCGGCTGATCCGCAGCGAGCTGGAAACTGCTCTGGCGCGCGAGATGCTGGGTGGCGGTATCGGCAAGGCCGATCACGCCAGCGCCCGCTGGGACGACAAGGCCGAACGGGTGGTCTTCGAGCGCCAGGAGCCACCCGCGAAGCCGGCCGAGCCTGAGAAGCCCGATGCCGCGAACGTGGCCGAGACGCCGCCGAGCGACGCGAGCAAGCCTGCGCGCAAGAAGAAGTCAGCGGGCGGCGAATCTTGA
- a CDS encoding type I restriction endonuclease subunit R, whose protein sequence is MSTLKISEAGTVQFPMVKHAVEIGWTSITPEDARTKRGGEAGTFFRDVLEAKLAAFNPWMSADAVRSVVETLDALPATIEGNRELLAWLRGERQWYDEAEKRHRPVTVIDFEHVADNVFHVTWEWKIKPPARKGNRADVMFVVNGVPVVIVEHKNPKDGDAIERAIKQLRRYELETPELLATTQLFNVTHLLDYWYGVTWNANRRDMARWKQAPEETYRFAVQAFFEPTDFLRTLQHWILFYVQDGETRKSVLRQHQRRAIDAILDRCADPAKTRGLVWHTQGSGKTFTLLTAARQILEDKARYANATVILVVDRTELEGQLKGWVERLLGEMQQQDIAVERANNKAKLQSLLDADFRGLIISMIHKFEAIRKDSCLRDNVYVFIDEAHRSVAKDLGTYLMAAVPKATIIGFTGTPIARTSQGEGTFKIFGTQDELGYLDKYSIAESIADETTLPIKHVMAPSEMTVPAERLDKEFFALAESEGVTDVEELNKVLDRAVGLRTFLTADDRIEKVSAFIAEHFKENVLPLGYKAFVVAVNREACAKYKKALDKHLPPEWSAPVYTENSADVVDRPLVAELQLSDDAEEQVRLLFKKPTENPKILIVTDKLLTGYDAPPLYCLYLDKPMRDHVLLQSIARVNRPYVDANGVQKRVGLVVDFVGVLRELKKALQFDSSDVSGVIEDLDVLLQDFLQRIEQAKKDYLESDAGGTPDERLERLVFGRFLTPEARKTFFESYKEVEALWEILSPDPALRDHIATYKQLSQLYAAVRNAYAEKVGFVADLAYKTRRLIEESAEQHGLGRLTKSVTFDVATLNALRSEKGSDEGKVFNLVRGLQHEIDEDPAAAPVLQPLKDRAERILKDLEERKTTGLAAMDQLAALAAEKEAAMKAARDSGLSARAFAVAWVLREDAAVKAAGIDPMTLAKDAEELLGRFPNASVNADEQRRLRASLYKPLLALAQDERARVVDLVVRLLLTEGGE, encoded by the coding sequence ATGAGCACACTCAAGATCAGCGAAGCCGGCACGGTGCAGTTCCCGATGGTCAAGCACGCGGTGGAGATCGGCTGGACGTCGATCACGCCGGAGGACGCACGCACCAAGCGCGGCGGCGAGGCGGGCACCTTCTTCCGCGACGTTCTGGAAGCCAAGCTCGCTGCGTTCAACCCCTGGATGTCCGCCGACGCGGTGCGCTCGGTGGTGGAAACCCTGGACGCGCTGCCGGCCACCATCGAGGGCAATCGCGAGCTGCTGGCCTGGCTGCGCGGCGAACGCCAGTGGTACGACGAGGCCGAGAAGCGCCATCGACCAGTGACGGTGATCGACTTCGAGCACGTCGCGGACAACGTCTTCCATGTGACCTGGGAGTGGAAGATCAAGCCGCCCGCGCGCAAAGGCAACCGGGCCGACGTGATGTTTGTCGTCAATGGCGTGCCGGTGGTGATCGTCGAGCACAAGAACCCGAAGGACGGCGACGCCATCGAACGCGCGATCAAGCAATTGCGCCGCTACGAGCTGGAAACGCCGGAGCTGCTGGCGACGACCCAGCTGTTCAACGTGACGCACCTGCTCGATTACTGGTACGGCGTGACCTGGAACGCCAACCGGCGCGACATGGCGCGCTGGAAACAGGCGCCGGAGGAAACCTACCGCTTTGCGGTGCAAGCCTTCTTCGAGCCGACCGACTTCCTGCGCACGCTGCAGCACTGGATCTTGTTCTACGTGCAGGATGGCGAGACACGCAAGTCTGTGCTGCGCCAGCACCAGCGGCGCGCCATCGACGCCATCCTGGACCGCTGCGCCGACCCGGCCAAGACACGCGGCTTGGTGTGGCACACCCAGGGATCGGGCAAGACCTTCACGCTGCTGACGGCGGCGCGTCAGATCCTTGAGGACAAGGCGCGTTACGCCAATGCGACCGTGATCCTGGTGGTGGACCGCACCGAACTGGAAGGCCAGTTGAAAGGCTGGGTGGAGCGCCTGCTGGGCGAGATGCAGCAGCAGGACATCGCGGTCGAGAGGGCCAACAACAAGGCCAAACTGCAGTCCCTGCTGGATGCCGACTTCCGTGGCCTGATCATCTCGATGATCCACAAGTTCGAGGCTATCCGCAAAGACAGCTGCCTGCGCGACAACGTTTACGTGTTCATCGACGAGGCGCACCGGTCGGTGGCCAAGGATCTCGGCACCTACCTGATGGCCGCCGTGCCAAAGGCCACGATCATCGGTTTCACCGGTACGCCCATCGCGCGCACTTCGCAGGGCGAAGGCACCTTCAAGATCTTCGGCACGCAGGATGAGCTGGGCTACCTGGACAAGTACTCCATCGCCGAGAGCATCGCCGACGAGACCACGCTGCCCATCAAGCACGTGATGGCGCCGAGCGAGATGACGGTGCCGGCCGAACGGCTGGACAAGGAGTTCTTCGCGCTGGCCGAGAGCGAGGGCGTGACCGATGTCGAGGAACTGAACAAGGTGCTCGACCGCGCGGTCGGCCTGCGCACCTTCCTCACGGCCGACGACCGGATCGAGAAGGTTTCGGCCTTCATCGCCGAGCACTTCAAGGAGAACGTGCTGCCCTTGGGCTACAAGGCCTTCGTGGTGGCGGTGAACCGCGAGGCCTGTGCCAAGTACAAGAAGGCGCTGGACAAGCATCTGCCACCCGAGTGGAGCGCGCCGGTCTACACCGAGAACTCCGCCGATGTGGTGGATCGGCCGCTGGTGGCCGAGTTGCAGCTCTCAGACGACGCCGAAGAGCAGGTGCGCTTGCTGTTCAAGAAGCCCACCGAGAACCCGAAGATCCTGATCGTCACTGACAAGCTACTCACGGGCTACGACGCGCCGCCGCTTTACTGCTTGTACCTCGACAAGCCGATGCGCGACCATGTCCTGCTGCAGTCGATTGCACGGGTGAACCGGCCTTATGTAGACGCGAACGGTGTGCAGAAGCGCGTCGGCTTGGTGGTCGACTTTGTCGGTGTGCTGCGCGAGCTAAAAAAGGCGCTGCAGTTCGATTCCAGCGACGTCAGCGGCGTGATTGAGGACCTCGACGTGCTGCTGCAGGACTTCCTGCAACGCATCGAGCAGGCCAAGAAGGACTACCTGGAGTCAGACGCCGGCGGCACCCCCGACGAGCGGCTGGAGCGCCTGGTGTTCGGACGCTTCCTGACGCCCGAGGCGCGTAAGACCTTCTTCGAGAGCTACAAGGAGGTCGAGGCGCTGTGGGAGATCCTCTCGCCAGACCCGGCACTGCGTGACCACATCGCAACCTACAAGCAGCTTTCCCAGCTCTACGCTGCCGTGCGCAACGCGTACGCCGAGAAGGTCGGTTTCGTGGCCGATCTGGCCTACAAGACGCGCCGCCTGATCGAGGAAAGCGCCGAGCAGCACGGCCTGGGTCGGCTCACCAAGAGCGTTACCTTCGACGTGGCCACACTCAACGCACTACGCAGCGAAAAGGGCTCCGATGAAGGCAAGGTGTTCAACCTCGTGCGCGGGTTGCAGCACGAGATCGACGAAGACCCCGCTGCGGCCCCGGTGCTGCAACCGCTGAAAGATCGTGCCGAGCGCATCCTGAAGGATCTGGAAGAGCGCAAGACGACCGGTCTGGCGGCGATGGACCAACTGGCGGCGTTGGCTGCCGAGAAGGAAGCGGCCATGAAGGCGGCGCGCGACAGCGGCCTGTCTGCTCGTGCCTTTGCAGTCGCCTGGGTACTGCGTGAGGATGCGGCCGTCAAGGCAGCGGGCATCGACCCCATGACACTGGCCAAGGATGCCGAAGAGTTGCTCGGGCGTTTCCCGAATGCCTCGGTCAACGCCGACGAGCAGCGACGGCTCCGTGCGTCGCTCTACAAGCCCCTCCTCGCGCTGGCGCAGGACGAGCGGGCACGGGTCGTCGATCTCGTTGTGCGTTTGCTGCTCACGGAGGGTGGCGAATGA
- a CDS encoding phospholipase D family protein — MRFIAGPLNKQLLQNLLGEVIESCTRVRAAVAYASRDNMKLFEACAQHLKPLEFFGRYDHTVAVDPAVLKWFLDKASPNYDCKLVPDILHAKIIWWVDAGAYIGSANLSDRAWISNIEAGTFLPHDELVETGMERELQRFFEEVDDRARPLTKEIYQEQLRLADRRSELSKREYGLEQQFDKDRLLPKNHGLVFVDTKRSSEKRFQKFEQDWNDTLQVMRSIASRVSAPGAKPGWIDASVAPGVQADQFLHAYYYKQVKDGNRHPYEEFFDRNSKNPELALRDALEWWHDADFDHSFEERTIYEWSPRLRELLARDRILKLTEQEFVDAVSRVHAIRDHAIKQENEHLGLPDRPQAGDDKVEKFGEWLWRQRSREGRTVLELLNYVVWGNGSVSARLWNAIRSDDWAIPHIGLSSLGEIVGWARPDEFPPRNMRTSKGLRALGYNVRIGV; from the coding sequence ATGCGCTTCATCGCCGGCCCGCTCAACAAACAACTGCTACAAAACCTGCTGGGCGAGGTGATTGAATCCTGCACGCGCGTTCGCGCGGCCGTCGCTTACGCCAGCCGCGACAACATGAAGTTGTTCGAGGCCTGCGCGCAGCACCTGAAGCCCCTGGAGTTCTTTGGCCGCTACGACCACACGGTGGCTGTCGATCCCGCCGTTTTGAAGTGGTTTCTGGATAAGGCCAGCCCGAACTACGACTGCAAGCTCGTGCCCGACATCCTGCACGCCAAGATCATCTGGTGGGTGGATGCCGGTGCCTACATCGGGTCTGCCAACCTGTCTGACCGGGCCTGGATATCGAACATCGAAGCGGGCACCTTTCTGCCCCACGACGAACTCGTCGAAACGGGTATGGAGCGTGAGCTGCAGCGCTTCTTTGAGGAAGTGGATGACCGTGCCCGGCCTCTGACCAAGGAGATCTACCAGGAGCAGCTGCGCTTGGCGGACCGGCGGTCTGAGTTGTCGAAGCGCGAATACGGACTTGAGCAGCAGTTCGACAAGGACCGCTTGCTGCCGAAGAACCACGGTCTGGTGTTTGTCGACACGAAGCGATCGTCTGAGAAGCGCTTCCAGAAGTTCGAGCAGGATTGGAACGACACGCTGCAGGTGATGCGATCGATCGCATCCAGGGTTTCGGCGCCCGGCGCCAAACCGGGCTGGATTGATGCGTCGGTGGCCCCCGGCGTTCAAGCGGATCAGTTCCTGCACGCCTATTACTACAAGCAGGTCAAGGATGGAAACCGTCATCCTTACGAGGAGTTCTTCGACAGGAACTCGAAGAACCCTGAGCTGGCGCTGCGCGACGCGCTGGAGTGGTGGCATGACGCCGACTTCGACCACTCGTTTGAAGAACGCACCATTTACGAGTGGTCGCCCCGGCTGCGTGAGCTGCTGGCACGCGATCGCATTCTCAAATTGACCGAGCAGGAGTTCGTGGATGCCGTTTCCCGGGTGCACGCGATCCGAGACCACGCCATCAAGCAGGAAAACGAGCACTTAGGCTTGCCCGACCGACCGCAGGCCGGCGACGACAAGGTGGAAAAGTTCGGCGAGTGGCTCTGGCGGCAGCGATCTCGCGAAGGGCGGACGGTGCTTGAGCTGTTGAACTACGTCGTCTGGGGCAACGGAAGTGTTTCAGCCCGGCTCTGGAACGCGATCCGCAGCGACGACTGGGCAATTCCACACATTGGTCTGAGCAGCCTCGGGGAAATTGTCGGCTGGGCGCGCCCAGACGAGTTTCCACCAAGGAACATGCGGACGAGCAAGGGGCTGCGGGCGCTCGGTTACAACGTGAGGATCGGTGTTTGA
- a CDS encoding helix-turn-helix domain-containing protein, with amino-acid sequence MWGWYDSAPAGDLHTRRVGYLLKVKVGKRTLYRLAAHGEIPAFKVGGTWRFRQSEIDQWINDQIQAGRKKEVIRTDEQPKSAKHPVLPGRAIHSRRQTD; translated from the coding sequence TTGTGGGGGTGGTATGACAGCGCGCCAGCAGGCGATCTTCACACTCGACGAGTTGGCTACCTACTTAAAGTAAAGGTCGGCAAGCGGACGCTTTACCGGCTCGCCGCGCACGGGGAAATTCCAGCCTTCAAGGTCGGCGGGACGTGGCGGTTTCGTCAAAGTGAAATCGATCAATGGATCAATGATCAGATCCAAGCAGGCAGAAAGAAGGAGGTGATACGCACAGATGAGCAGCCGAAGTCAGCGAAACATCCCGTGTTGCCTGGGCGCGCTATCCATAGCCGCAGGCAAACGGATTGA
- a CDS encoding M48 metallopeptidase family protein, with protein MKSSLYPAQDLRRRALAWAVKLKVNPRVVRVQEMRRKWGSCSSAGTVTLATDLLDQDEPFQDYVIVHELLHLRYANHGRMFKALMSAHVPGWRTIEQRQIGDADGASVERLSRKPSGHAR; from the coding sequence ATGAAATCGTCCCTGTACCCGGCGCAGGACTTGCGACGCCGCGCACTGGCCTGGGCGGTCAAGTTGAAGGTGAATCCCCGCGTGGTTCGGGTGCAGGAGATGCGCAGGAAGTGGGGTTCCTGTTCATCGGCGGGAACCGTCACCTTGGCCACTGACTTGCTCGACCAGGATGAGCCTTTCCAGGATTACGTCATCGTTCATGAACTGCTTCATCTGCGTTACGCGAACCACGGGAGGATGTTCAAGGCGCTGATGAGTGCACATGTCCCGGGTTGGCGCACGATCGAGCAACGCCAGATAGGCGATGCAGATGGCGCATCCGTTGAGCGGCTCTCCCGCAAACCGAGCGGTCATGCCCGATGA
- a CDS encoding Hsp20/alpha crystallin family protein: MDIDFKKLAPWNWFKKEQEEQQSTASLPVQRNDLPVAGGPVSPILQLHREIDRLFDDAFRGFGFPTLAMPRWPSEWPGLLKPALDIQETDKQYKIALEVPGVEEKDIQITLDNDVLLVRGEKRQEQETKDGGFHRVERSYGSFQRALNLPADANQDTIKAAFKNGVLTITMEKREASTPKQGRSIPING, translated from the coding sequence ATGGACATTGATTTCAAGAAATTGGCTCCCTGGAACTGGTTCAAAAAGGAGCAGGAAGAACAACAGAGCACTGCCTCGCTGCCGGTGCAGCGCAATGACCTGCCGGTGGCGGGTGGGCCCGTCAGTCCCATCCTGCAATTGCATCGCGAGATCGATCGCCTGTTCGACGACGCGTTTCGAGGCTTCGGTTTCCCGACGCTGGCCATGCCACGCTGGCCGTCGGAGTGGCCGGGCCTGCTGAAACCGGCGCTGGACATCCAGGAGACCGACAAGCAGTACAAGATCGCCCTGGAAGTGCCCGGCGTCGAGGAAAAAGACATCCAGATCACGCTCGACAACGACGTGCTGCTGGTGCGCGGTGAAAAGCGTCAGGAGCAGGAAACGAAAGACGGCGGTTTCCACCGGGTGGAGCGCTCCTACGGCAGCTTTCAGCGCGCTCTGAACCTGCCGGCCGATGCCAACCAGGACACGATCAAGGCCGCTTTCAAGAACGGCGTGCTCACGATCACGATGGAAAAGCGCGAGGCCAGTACGCCCAAGCAGGGGCGCTCGATCCCGATCAACGGCTGA
- a CDS encoding phospholipase D-like domain-containing protein, whose product MSDPNGLTWAATLVSLAVAIPTAGHAVIYKRDPRSATLWVLLIALLPLGGSLLYGLFGINRYQRRARRLFPGADPAVRQDLAPTMPQAVSAPFAGLAHLVGRATGQSLTSGNRIEPLVDGEQAYPAMLAAIESARHSVALASYIFDSQGIGAQFVDALRRAHERGVQVRVLIDDVYARWRPRSAYRALQRAGVPAATFNPTLIPARLHAAHLRNHRKLLVIDGETGFTGGMNIFSPYWRPDAPEQACHDLHFRLRGPVVAHLMRCFTDDWCDTTGERLSKGFWGEPPATADEQGTSWARGIEAGPDEALDRMRWTFMGALSAAKHSVRIWTPYFVPDQPMIAALSTAALRGVRVEVLTPANGDHPTVQWAARAHYWQVLEHGVRIFERPGPFDHSKLMLIDGQWCCLGSANWDARSLRLNFEFNVERCTTPRCLRGWNPFLMPLVMRRARYRRRRCAPARWPSACATGWPVCSPPFSSDTTCEEHCPWKRKINGTLATGSSPACCC is encoded by the coding sequence GTGTCCGACCCCAACGGGCTGACATGGGCAGCCACCCTCGTGTCGCTGGCGGTCGCTATCCCCACAGCGGGGCACGCGGTCATCTACAAGCGTGACCCTCGATCGGCCACGCTGTGGGTGCTGCTGATCGCGCTGTTGCCGCTGGGCGGTTCGCTGCTGTATGGGCTGTTCGGCATCAACCGTTACCAGCGGCGGGCGCGGCGGCTGTTTCCGGGGGCAGATCCTGCTGTTCGGCAGGACCTCGCGCCTACGATGCCCCAGGCCGTATCGGCGCCGTTTGCCGGCCTGGCGCACCTGGTGGGACGTGCCACCGGCCAGTCGCTGACCAGCGGCAACCGCATCGAGCCGCTCGTCGATGGCGAGCAGGCCTACCCGGCCATGCTCGCTGCCATCGAGTCGGCGCGGCACAGCGTCGCGCTGGCTTCGTACATCTTCGACAGCCAAGGCATCGGGGCGCAGTTCGTCGATGCGCTGCGCCGGGCTCATGAGCGCGGCGTGCAAGTGCGGGTGCTGATCGACGACGTCTATGCCCGCTGGAGGCCCCGCAGCGCCTACCGCGCCTTGCAACGCGCCGGCGTTCCGGCGGCGACGTTCAACCCGACGTTGATTCCCGCGCGCCTGCATGCCGCGCATCTGCGCAATCACCGCAAGCTGCTGGTGATCGATGGCGAGACGGGTTTCACCGGCGGCATGAACATCTTCAGCCCGTATTGGCGGCCCGATGCGCCGGAGCAGGCCTGTCACGATTTGCACTTTCGTCTGCGCGGGCCGGTGGTTGCGCATCTGATGCGGTGCTTCACCGATGATTGGTGCGATACCACGGGCGAGCGGCTCAGCAAGGGTTTCTGGGGCGAACCGCCCGCAACGGCTGATGAGCAAGGAACCTCTTGGGCGCGCGGCATCGAGGCCGGTCCCGATGAGGCCCTGGACAGGATGCGCTGGACCTTCATGGGCGCTTTGAGCGCGGCGAAGCATTCGGTGCGCATCTGGACACCTTACTTCGTGCCCGATCAGCCGATGATCGCGGCGCTGAGCACGGCCGCGTTGCGCGGCGTGCGCGTCGAGGTGCTGACGCCCGCAAACGGCGACCATCCCACGGTGCAATGGGCCGCGCGCGCCCACTACTGGCAGGTGCTGGAGCACGGTGTACGCATCTTCGAACGGCCTGGCCCGTTCGACCACAGCAAGCTGATGCTGATAGACGGCCAGTGGTGCTGCCTGGGTTCGGCCAATTGGGATGCGCGCAGCCTGCGCCTCAACTTCGAGTTCAATGTGGAGAGGTGTACGACACCGCGCTGTCTACGCGGCTGGAATCCCTTTTTGATGCCGCTCGTGATGCGTCGGGCGAGATATCGGCGAAGGCGTTGCGCGCCCGCCCGCTGGCCATCCGCTTGCGCGACGGGGTGGCCCGTCTGTTCACCCCCATTCTCTAGCGACACGACTTGCGAGGAACATTGCCCATGGAAAAGAAAGATCAATGGAACATTGGCTACTGGATCGTCGCCGGCCTGTTGCTGCTGA